From the Kribbella sp. CA-293567 genome, the window AATATCGTTGTCTTCACGGATCTCTCCAAGAGTAAAGGCGGGTCTCGAGCACTGATTGGGCTCGGTTCAGTCCCTATGGCCGTAACTCTAGGAAGACAGCCGCCCCCGGTCGTCACCTTGAAGAGGCTCCCGGTGTCCCCCGGCAGAGGGATGTCAACGACTAGTTTGGACATGGCGCATGATCTATGCCCGTGAACGTTGACCGGAAACATCGCGTGGTCCTTGCCGCAGCCGGCGCCTACAACATCCTGTGGGGTCTGTATGCGGTGATCGACCCGCAGTGGCTGTTCCGGGTGGCCGGAATGCCCCCGTCGAACACCCCGCAGATCTTCGCCACCCTCGGCATGGTCCTCGGGCTCTACGGCCTGCTCTACCTGGAGGCCGCCCGCCGCCCGGCCGAGGGCTGGCTCATCGCCGCCGTCGGTCTGACCGGCAAGATCCTCGGCCCGCTCGGCCTCACCTGGCTCATCGTGACCGGCGTCTGGCCGTGGCAGACCGTAGCCATCATCGTCACCAACGACTTGATCTGGTGGGTCCCGTTCGCGTTGTATCTGCGCGCAGCATGGCCGTTCTATCGGGCGACCTGGCGGCCGCATCAGTCCCCCGGCATTCCGGCGGGAGACTGACCGCATAACGGCGGGTTGGCGCCCGAGCGATCAACTGGTCGAGCGTGCGCTGGCGGAGCTGGGTCGCCAGCCTTGCCAGCCACGGCACAGTACGTAGGCGATCGCGGTGGCTATCACCAGGCCGGCGTCGATGGGCCAGGTCTTCGCGGCGTCGGGGGTGTTGCTGGTGGCCGCGACGACGCCGAAGACGGTGATAGCGATCTTGTGGAGGAAGATCAGTTCCCAGGGGCCGCGTTGGTTGCGCGGGGCAACGATGATCATCGTGAAGAGGCCGACGAAGACGAGGTAGCCGAGGGTGCGCCACGCTTCGGACATCACGCGGTCGGGCTCGACGTCGAACAGGATGGCGATTCCGTTGGCGAAGGCGACGAGTGTCGCGAGTGCGCACAGAGCGAGCAGTCCTCGTCCGATCCTGTCTGCCAGGGCCGAGGGCTGGTTGGTGACGGGTATGCCGGTATGGAATGTCATGGTCTTCTTCCTGACTGATGCTTGGCTGGCGGAAAGAGGGTGGCGGTGGACCGGGGGATTTCGTACGGTCAGCTGGCTTCGGGCCAGTTGGCCGGCAGGCCGGACTGCTTGAGGAGGACGGCGAGGTTGTAGTAGTCGGAGTTGGTGACGATCTTTTCGCCGCGGAGCTTGATGATCGTGGTGGCCGGAACAGCGAACGGCTTGGTCGCGCCGGGCATGGTGCCGGAGAAGGTCCACTCGATGGCGATCTGGTTGCCGCTGCGGAACGAGGTGTGGACCTTGACCTTGGTGTTCTTGATGACGGCGTGGGTTTTGGTGACCCAGTTGCCGATCTCGGCCTGGCCGTGCCACTCGGCGCCGAACGCGAGATCGGTGTAGGTCGAGTCACGGGTGAACAGAGCAGCCATCTTCGCGGGCTGGTTCTTGGTCCAGGCCGTCTCCCACTGCGACACGATGGCCTTGGAGTTGTGGTGACCCCACGACGCCGCCGCACTCACCGTGCTCGCCGACGCCGGTGCAGACGATGCCGGGGCCGGCACCTGAGCGTTCGCCGGACCGACTGCAGCGACCGTCGCGACACCCGCCGTAGCAACCGAGACCGTCAGCACCGCAGTGATCAGGTTCTTCTTCATGACTACTCCCAGGTTCAGTG encodes:
- a CDS encoding nuclear transport factor 2 family protein — its product is MKKNLITAVLTVSVATAGVATVAAVGPANAQVPAPASSAPASASTVSAAASWGHHNSKAIVSQWETAWTKNQPAKMAALFTRDSTYTDLAFGAEWHGQAEIGNWVTKTHAVIKNTKVKVHTSFRSGNQIAIEWTFSGTMPGATKPFAVPATTIIKLRGEKIVTNSDYYNLAVLLKQSGLPANWPEAS